The Humulus lupulus chromosome 3, drHumLupu1.1, whole genome shotgun sequence genome window below encodes:
- the LOC133823543 gene encoding uncharacterized protein LOC133823543 encodes MRSGFNWNITKGPRSETTIFQENPIIFPSDQTVLLPKSTIATTPMSNQIMLRNHSSNRRQPLLKNQSSSGNTRLAEVAGGTAAECAAVCCCCPCGLMNLLFLAIYKLPAGLCRRAMRRKRRRQMIKKGLLPPPARRRRCSCGFDETELQIHSMASTEDDIFSPECKGHQVTSFYSTEESDREVEELEKEMWDRFYSTGFWRSPSQREPSSLPTTTT; translated from the coding sequence ATGCGAAGCGGATTCAACTGGAATATTACCAAAGGACCCCGATCAGAAACCACGATTTTCCAAGAAAATCCTATAATTTTCCCGTCTGATCAAACAGTACTATTGCCAAAGTCCACCATCGCCACCACCCCCATGTCGAATCAGATCATGCTACGCAACCACTCATCGAACCGGCGGCAACCCTTGCTAAAAAACCAATCCTCGTCGGGAAACACGCGGCTGGCCGAGGTCGCCGGCGGCACCGCAGCCGAATGCGCCGCCGTGTGCTGCTGCTGCCCATGTGGGCTGATGAACCTTCTGTTCCTCGCCATCTACAAGCTCCCCGCCGGGCTGTGCCGCCGCGCCATGAGGAGAAAGCGTCGCCGTCAGATGATCAAGAAGGGTCTCCTGCCGCCTCCGGCAAGGCGGCGGCGCTGCTCGTGTGGCTTCGACGAGACCGAGCTTCAGATTCACTCGATGGCATCAACCGAGGACGACATCTTTTCGCCGGAGTGTAAGGGTCACCAAGTGACGTCGTTTTACTCGACGGAGGAATCAGATAGGGAGGTGGAGGAGCTGGAGAAGGAGATGTGGGATAGGTTTTACAGCACTGGCTTTTGGAGAAGCCCTTCCCAGCGAGAACCTTCCTCTTTGCCAACCACCACCACAtaa